CGCGATACCGGTGTTTCCCGATGTCGGCTCAACCAGCACGCTGCCGGGGCCGATTTTCCCCGCCTGCTCGGCCGCGACTATCATGTTGAGACCGATTCTGTCTTTCACCGAAGAGAGGGGATTGAACGATTCGAGCTTGACCGCGACCCGTGCGTCGGGAACAGCCATACGGTTGAGCATCACGAGCGGTGTGTTGCCGATTGTCTGTGTTATATCCTTATAAATCATTATGATACTCCTTTTCTGTCCGAACACATGTCCTCTCAAAATATGGACATATACTGGTCTTTTTCATCTTTCATACAGATGTTATTCCGGATTACTCATGAAAATTTTTTACCACAAAGACACGGATTATGGGTAATTAATGAATGATCCCTACAATGTTACATCGGTCAGATATATAAAAACAAATCCGCGAAAATACGTTCGGATTCTTACCGCGTGCGGGTGATCACGAACATGCCGGTCAGGGCAAGCACATTCGCCAGCGGATTGACCAGCGTCGACCACCGCCATTTCCCGAGCATGAAATACTCTTCCCTGATAATCGAAATATCCTCTTCCCTGCAGAAATCCTTGAAGTCTTTTATCGTGAGTTGATGTATGTTCGGCGTGTCGTGCCATTCGAACGGAAGCCTCCGGGATTTCGGCATCCGTCCCCGCAGAAGAAGGCTGAGCCGAAGATGCCAGTGCCCGAAGTTGGGAAATCCCACGATGCCGCACTTTCCGACACGGAGCATCTCCTTTATCACCGTCCGCGGCTTCGTAATGACCTGGAGCGTCTGGTTGAGAATCACATAATCGTACGCGTTATCGGGAAAATCCGCAAGCCCCTCGTCCAGGTTGCCGTGGTACACAGAAAGCC
The bacterium DNA segment above includes these coding regions:
- the metW gene encoding methionine biosynthesis protein MetW; this encodes MNNNHIDRLTRADRDIIGAIVPEGAHVLDLGCGDGGLLAELTDKKGVAGRGVDINWQSLINAMERGLSVYHGNLDEGLADFPDNAYDYVILNQTLQVITKPRTVIKEMLRVGKCGIVGFPNFGHWHLRLSLLLRGRMPKSRRLPFEWHDTPNIHQLTIKDFKDFCREEDISIIREEYFMLGKWRWSTLVNPLANVLALTGMFVITRTR